The genomic region tcaccccaggtccttttctgcagaactgctgcctagccacttggtccctagtctgtagcggtgaatGGGATTGTtccgtccaaagtgcaggactctgcacttgtccttgctgaacctcatcagatttcttttggcccaatcctccaatttgtctaggtccctctgtatcctatccctaccctccagcgtatctaccactcctcccagtttagtgtcatctgcaaacttgctgagggtgcaatccatgccatcctccagatcattaatgaagatattgaacaaaaccggcccgaggaccgacccttggggcactccacttgataccggctgccaactagacatggagccattgatcactacccgttgagcccgacaatctagccagctttctatccaccttatagtccattcatccagcccatacttcattaacttgctggcaagaatactgtgggagactgtatcaaaagctttgctaaagtcaaggaataacacatccactcctttcccctcatccacagagccagttatctcctcatagaaggctattagattagtcaggcatgacttgcccttggtgaatccatgctgactggtcctgatcactttcctctcctctaagtgcttcagaattgattccttgaggacctgctccatgatttttccagggactgaggtgaggctgactggcctgtagttccctggatcctcctccttcccttttttaaaaatgggcacgaccttagcttttttccagtcgtccgggacctcccccgatcgccatgaattttcaaagataatggccaatggctctgcaatcacagccgccaactcctttagcactctcggatgcaacacatccggccccatggacttgtgctcgtccagcttttctaaatcgtcctgaaccacttctttctccacagagggttggtggtctcctccccatgctgtgctgcccagtgcagtagtctgggagctgaccttgttcgtgaagacgggcaaaaaaagcattgagtacattagctttttccacatcctctgtcactaggttgcctccctcattcagtaaagggcccacactttccttgactttcttcttgttgctaacatacctgaagaaacccttcttgttactcttaatatttcttgctagctacaactccaagtgtgatttggccttcctgatttcactccggcatgcccgagcaatatttttatactcctctctggtcatttgtccaatcttccacttcttgtaagcttcttttttgtgtttaagatcagcaaggatttcactgttaagccaagctggttgcctcccatatttactattctttctacacatcgggatggtttgtccctgtaacctcaataaggattctttaaaataaagccagctctcctggactcctttccccgtcatgttattctcccagaggatcctgcccatcagttccctgaggttgtcaaagtctgcttttctgaagtcctgggtccatattctgctgctctcctttcttccctgtgtcaggatcctgaactcgaccatctcatggtcactgcctcccaggttcccatccacttttgcttgccctactaattcttcccggtttgtgagcagcaggtcaagaagagctctgccccagttggttcctccagcacttgcaccaggaaattgtcccctacacttcccaaaaacttcctggattgtctgtgcaccgctgtattgctctcccagcagatatcagggtgattgaagtctcccatgagaaccagggcctgcgatctagtaacttccgtgagttgccggaagaaagcctcgtcctcctcatccccctggtctggtggtctatagcagactcccaccacgacatcacccttgttgctcacacttctaaacttaatccagagactctcgggtttttctgcagtttcataccggagctctgagcagtcatactgctcccttacataccatgcaactcctccaccttttctgccctacctgtccttcctgaacagtttatatccatccatgacagtgctccagtcacgtgagttatcccaccaagtctgtgttattccaatcacgtcacaattccttgactgtgccaggacttccagttctccctgcttgtttcccaggcttcttgcacttgtgtataggcacttgagataacttgctgtttgtcccgctttctcagtatgaggcaggagccgtcccctcttgcgctctcctgctcgtgcttcctcccagtatcccacttccccacttacctcagggctttggtctccttcccccggtgaagcTAGGTTAAAGCCCTCCACACTGAACTTAACTGGAACTGGGCAAAACCAGAGTGAAAAAACCAGGCAACAGGCAAAGCCCTTGCTGGGGTTTGTCACAAACCTAAAATTCACAACAGGTTTGTCCAAAGATTCAGAGAGGTCAGTAAAACATTCAGCTTAGCTCCGGGGAGTCAGGCCAGTCCAGGGATTGGGCAAAATCAGGCCAAGTTTTGGGTTGAAACCATGTAACTCTGAGACTCTGACCTGAAACAAGACAAAATTTTGAGGGCTTTGGTTGCGTTTGGGGGCTTGTTTGAATCCCCAAACTGCAGGAAAGGCAAAACACGTGAGCTAAAAATGCAAGGAAAGAAAGGTGAACATCAGAACTGAACTGCTGAGTGTGGCAGAGCTCTAGACGTAACGTGGGGTGGCGTTTGTCAGCGGAGCAGCTGACACAATTACAGCAaggtttgaaatttttcatgttaAGGAGCAAACCAAGGTGGGCCCTTCCATAACGCAACAGGGAAACATGGTCTAAATATAGCTATGGTCTGTCTACTCTACAAGATTGGCCAATTTTTGTATCTGGGCCCACCGACAAGCAGACTTCCCAGTATAGACGAGACCGCACGGGAGAATGAACCTGGTTGAAATGGGAGATCTCTCTCAACACTTAACTCTCGGATTACGCTGCCCAGCCTTTGCTCTGAGTTGCCTTGGAGAGACCTTCGCTGTGTCACAGACAAAGACTTTGGAGCGATCAAAGTGGAGACAACttcgattgtaagctctctggggcagggactgtcttgttgttctgtgtctgtactgcgcctagcacagtggggtcctgggccatgactaggATTCCTCTGTTACTAGCAGTAATAACTCCCAGGAAAATCACCCCAGCTGGGATTAAACTGGGACCTGAGCCCCACTTACACTGGGCATTGATCCCAATTACGTGGGCTGATTTTACACCTAGTTCAGGGTAAATAGGGGTTAAACCAGGGGCCCTTGTAGCTCCAGTACACTGGCTTTAAAACCATCATAGGCCTAACGCTGTTTTTCGGTGATCCAGACAATGCACGTTTAAAACCAGTCCATCTAGTgtccagtgcagacaaggccttgaGGGAGATTTAATCCATTCCAGGTGGGTGGATCTAGAGGAAGTCTCAACCTGCGTCAGGATCCACCTACTTGGACGCCATCAGTACCCATAAACAGTGAAGGTGAATGAACTAGGTGGCACACAGAGTGCATTAAATGGCCAGTTAGATTTAATTATTAACTAGTTCATTTTTTTGGTATCACCGGGTTGCTTGAGGTTATTAGTACAACATGTGTCACTGTGGGGTCTTGAAAAATCCCGTTGTCCTTGTGGCTCTGGGCCTGGGAGCTCAGGGAACTGAACCATCATTTTGATCCACATGGACCCTTTGAAGGCGAATTGCAATGAGAGTCTTCTGCCCCTTGATTTGACTGATCTGATTGTTGCTGGTTTGTGCCCTATATGTGAGACGGGTTTGAGTCTTGGTCTAGTTCCCTGTGGGACAGGGTTTTACATCACCAAAACCACCAGTGCAATTGAGCTCACTTGTTAGCAAACTCCACCTAGAGGCTAAAGAGTCAGCGGGGCACGGAGATAGAATTATCCTTTTTCCGCCTAGAGAGAGTCCATCCACATCACCATGGAGGCACGTTGATAGGATAACATGGGGAAGCTTCTGCTGCTTGATTTGTCCCTGCTCTGAGGCTAAGTAGAGGATCCCAATCTCCAGGACTGTCAAGCCATTCACCGCTGCTGAGTATCAGAACTTGAAAGTGCATGGCTCCCAGCCTGGTGTTTAGTCCCCATTGATCTTCCAGTGAACAAAGAGGTTTTTGCTGGACCAAGTACCCATGCGATGTGATTCTCCAAGACTGTGCTGCCCTAGGAGATCTGCCCGCGCGCACTCTCTCTCCAGTTATTGAATGTTACTGAGCtttgcattatttaaaaaaataacccacaTTTGAAAAGAAACTTACTGTGCATGGACATGACCTCACATCCTTTTCTCCCCTAGGTTCCGTCAGGAAGTGCCCAGTCTGGAGGTGCTGGAGCAAGAGGTTGCCTGGCTGAAGGAATCTCTCTCCCAGCTGGGCTCTCCCATTGTGCTGTGCCATAATGACCTGCTGTGCAAAAACATCATCTACAACGAGACCGAAGGTTTGTTCCATTCCTGTCCAGTGCACACGAGCTTTGCACACGTGTCCCTTCCCCTGATGGTGGCTTCCAAGGGGTACAAGGATGCTTGAAGAACCAGAGGCGTCTACTCTAACCGCTCCCCGTTTTGCCTTCCACAGGGCACGTGCGGTTCATAGACTACGAATACGCTGGTTACAATTACCAGGCTTTCGACATTGGGAACCACTTTAATGAATTTGCAGGTGAGTCaagctcccctgcccccttctttCCCTAGCCTGAAAGCTGGGCCCCCCAGTTTGGTGGAATGTTTCCCTTTGGCCATGTTTACTTACAGGGTAACTGATGAGGATATTTCATTAATGTAAGTAACTGTAGGAAacattccttcctctccccatgtGTAGCCCCAAGTGCAGGTAATATTTATGTATGTCGATAGCCATTTCAGCTTGTACTGTGTAGCCTTCAGCTCTCACAAGCTAAGTAGGGTTGGACCAGGTCAGCACTGGGCGTGGAAACCTCTAAGAGGATTTGGAGGAAGTGTTGTGGGTGATTCAGTATTTGGTCCTTCTCCCTTCAAGTGACTACTGAGTCAAGAGCCACGTTCGGGGGGATTGTGCTGGTGGAGTTGCCGGCACCTTTCAAATGAGACCTAAAACTGAGATCCTGGCCACTTGTGGGCATTAAAGTTGCCATGGCAATAACAGCAGAGTGCCTGGGTCATTCTGTTCTGCCTACCCGATTTCCCAATGTGGTCTCTGTTGGCTTCTCTCCCAGCCCTAAACTTCTGAGTAGCGTTGCTGCACGTGGTTGAATGAATAGCTGCCACGTTCCTCTCCAGAAGAGTCTACAGGAAGTTACTCCTTGCACTTGGAAGACAAAAGGGGTTGTAGATGTACCAGTAATTTTTACCTTGAAGACTTAGGCAGGATTATTGCAGCCTGAAGCACAAACCCACACTGAAACTTTTAAGTCCCCTTCTGTGCGCCACTGCTGAGAGCAAACAGTAAAAGAGATCAAATCCAGGCTCATGCATGACAAGGTGCTCATGGGCCAGACTAGATCTAGGGGGAAGGGGGGCTTGGTATATATCGTGGCTCCCTGTTGTTTCCTAATTCAGTGGCCTTTCTCAGAGATCATCCCAAATTATTTTAAAGCCTCTGAAGAACTTCTAGGAGTAAAATTCACATGGAGCGCAGGGAAGATTAGGAATCAGTTCATGTGCCCTGGAGAGGGAAATtacatttagattgtaacttcagGGCCAAAATCCCAGCGCCAGAGAGGGACGGATAGGACCCACTTGCTAACAGGATCTTGTAACAAGTAGATAGGATCAGCGTACTTGCACCCCATCCCTAGCTCTGGGGAAATACCTTGTCTTCCACTAGAATGGCCCTGGACTTACATAGTGTTTTTCTCCCAGGCGCTGGTCCAACAGCAGttgaaagattcccactgacttcaatgggctgtgGTTCATGGCCTGGGAGAGCCCATCTTCATCAGCACTTTGCCCTAGAGGAGCTGCCTTGTTCTCCTTGTCCGCCTCCAGTCCTCCTAATTGCTAGCTTCTGTTTGCAGGCGTGAACGAGGTGGATTACAGCCTATATCCCAGCAGAGACACCCAGCTGCAGTGGCTGAGACATTACCTGCAAGCCTACAAGCAACTGAGCCGGGAGAACCAGGGAAGCGGAGGGGGAGTCATCTCTGACCAGGAGCTGGAGACCCTCTACGTGCAAGCGAACCAGTTTGCTTTAGTGAGTGGGCGCCCGGCggggcggtgggaggaggcagggctgacCAAGTGATGCGCGCTGGGGCGGGGGTTCCGAATATACTGAACCCACGGGAGAATTGATTGTTGGGGAATAGAAGAGGTATATTTACCATCCACTGGAGCATGTTCTTCTCTGACAGGCAAGACCCAGGGCTCTTGGGTGGGAGAGTTCATCTGCCCTGAAATGCACTCTGGGATTCAGTTACGGGAGTGGACAGGGAGAGGAAATAGGATCTGGTCCGGTGGCTCAAAGACACTGAAATTCTTCACTGTGCCTGTGTGTCCGCTCTGCGTTTAACATCGCTGCAGCCCCAGGCGTGAACCAACTCCGTCCTCATGGTCCTGGAGCTCCACCGTTCATgaaaggaacataggaattgccgtACCTGACTAGAGTAATGGTCCAGGAGCAgtagctcggcagcagttctgcagaaaaggacctaggggttacagtggacgagaagctggatatgagtcaacagtgtgctcttgttgccaagaaggccaatggcattttgggatgtatatgtaggggcattgccagcagatcgagggacgtgatcgttcccctctattcgacattggtgaggcctcatctggagtactgtgtccagttttgggccccaaactacaagaaggatgtggaaaaattggaaagcgtccagtggagggcagcaaaaatgattaaggggctggagcacatgacttatgaggagaggccgagggaactgggattggttagtctgcggaagagaagaatgaggggggatttgatagctgctttcaactacctgaaagggggttccaaagaggatggatctagactgttctcagtggtagcagatgacagaatgaggagtaatggtctcaagttacagtgggggaggtttaggttggatattaggaaaaactttttcactaggagggtggtgaagcactggaatgggttccctagggaggtggtggagtctccttccttagaagtttttaaggtcaggcttgacaaagccctggctgggatgatttagttgggggttggactagatgacctcccgaggtccctttcaaccctgatagtctatgattctatggttgcaTGGCCAGCACCAGATTCTTTAGAGGGAGATGCAAGAAGCCCTAGAATTAAAGTTCTCCAGCGGAGGGAAGGGAACTGCTGTGGAAGCAGAGAGGGAACAGATGTGATGGATCAGATCTTGCTAAAGAGCTCAGTAGGTTGAGCacgtgttggtttttttttgtttttgtttttttgtttgtttatttgaagaTCTAGGCGCAGTGGCACGTTCAGAGCCGTTAGAGGCCTGGTCCAATGTACATCAGCAGAGTCTGCCTGCCTAGCTGGAAGTCCTTCACGTTATTAAGTTCCTCCGACAATAAGGCAGATCCTCTCTAGGAGTCAGATGGCCAAGAGCTCTGAGTGCCACTTAATTCCTCAGGAATCCAGACCTAATGCCACCACTGACTTTGAGCAGAGTGCTCAGTGGGGGAGAGCACTGGATGGAGCAGCCAGAGGCCCTTCCCTGATCGCTTTTCCCCCCAGCCATCGTGGTTCTCTACTGCCTTCCACCTTGTGTAACATTTACAACTCGTAGGTACCTGTTGTTCAGGGGTTAACAGCATCGCCAGCCTCAGGCACTCCAGAAATCATGAGAATGGCTTTGACAAGCAGGTCGCCTTTTCAAGTTTTTCCTctgcaaccacacacacacacaccccctttctcTCTTTCAAGTGAAAGCTGACATTCCCATGCAGTCTCTTGATGGGGTTTTAAGAAACCCACCAGCTATCACAAAAGTGCTGTTAAAACCacaggagttggcaacactggaccATGAACCTAGCCTGTGGGCTTGCTTTATGGTTTGCAGAGTTGCGAGAAAGAGCAGGCCCCCCAGAAGCCACAATCAGGCTCTGGGTTGAATTACAGCTCTTCTCCTGCCACTGAGGAGGGGCAGTGGAGGAAATCAGGCCAGGCAGTGGGTGGCTTCCTCTCTTCCACCTGCCCTGCTTGAGGAGCTATCCCACAAGTAGCAGAGCTTACATGGGACTCAAGACTCTGTGTCACTTTGAGATTTCTCAAAGGGCTACGAACCCATTTAGACACCAAAATAAGCGGCCAGGTTTTTGAGAGAGACCTGCACGTTGGGGTTAgccacttgaaaatctggctctgagcTCTTTCTCGGTGAGCATAAAGACACATCTGACTGGGTGGTCTCAGGTTGCCTGGCTGATGGACAGATGGTGGTGCCCTGTTAGCCATTATCTTGTGCATCCTCTGCCAGACAGCAAGAATCCCAGAAAACTGGCTGTCAGCCGTGCACATGGGGCAGGATGTATGGGGCATGTGGAGCCCTGGAAatttagagccagattctcagctggtacaaacaggtgaagtcaatggagctgcactgacttacaccagctgagaaatgTTCTGGCCTATAGTTTCTGAGGACCGGAGTTTCTGTCCTCTATGGCAGCAAGACTGGGAGAGCTCAAGGAAGAAGTTTTTGCACTGGTAGCCACCTGCTCATAAGCTGGAGAAGAGAGGTGGCCACATCTTCCATGAGACAGGAGGCCAAAATAAAGAGTGATGCGCTTTGACTGTAGGTCAGTGGGGTACTAACATCAGGTGAGCAAAGACTGCAGTGACCTGTTGGCCTGAACCTGGGCCAGAGCCCGCTGAGCCCTGGAATACAAGGAAATCTGACTTTGCCAAGGTTACTTACATAAAATCTCCAGAGAGAGCAATGACCCTGTTGGAGCTGCTACAGCAAGCTTTGAACCGAGCAGCTAGAGGGGAATTTACCTTAGCTGAGAGCCAGGCAGTAAACAACTTCAGACCCATCCATCGTGATAAGGAAGCCGAGGGCTTGTGGAGCTAGTTGCCTGTATTTTAACTCCGAAACATTTAGAGAAGAATTGTCAGTGGACACGTTACGGAACATGCTCTTGCTATTTCAAACATGCAGGGGTAGGGGATCATCCTAGAGGTGCTGTGACCCAGGTGCTGCCAGCCAAGGATGGATCAAACCCAAGGCTGTCCCACTCAGAGGGACCAGGTGgtaacacccccttccccccaccccgtgcaAGGAAGGGGATAATATTTCGCTTACTTatgactgtaagatctttggggcggggacagcccttttgttctgtgtttgtacagcacctagcacaacgggatcCTGCTCCATAAAAACGTCACACAGATAATCGTTAATAAGACAGGAGCTGACTGTTCATTAGCATTAAAAAgctcatgggccagatccccagctgactGCAAATCAGCATAGAtacattgaagccagtggagctgacttaaaccagctgaggatctggccctgagtgcTGGGAGAAGCGGGTGACATGAAAGGCTTTATCATCCCGCAGTGGTATGGGAAGCTCTAGGCAGGTTCCTGATTCTTCTCTCTGTTGCAGGCCTCTCATTTCCTTTGGGCATGCTGGGCCCTGATCCAGGATAAATATTCCACCATAGACTTTAACTTCTTCAGGTGAGCAGgtccctgcagcagggctggtggTGGGTAGGGCTTCCCCTTTGCCACGGCACAAGCAGGCTGCCACGCTACTTCTGCACCCAGGCTGGCATGAATTCCTCTCCTGTTTTGGCTGCGGTGATCAGCACCGAGGTCCTCGTTGGATCCGTGGGTCACTGCAGCACCCAGACAGAGCACGTGGGGAGGTGCAGTGTGATGGGATGTGTAACGCGGCAGGGATCGACGCTGGGACCCATGGATCCTAACAGGATTGCCGCTCCAACCTGGGCTAAAAGACACACCTCTGTTAGCCCGAGCTGCAGCAGGCTCTTCAGATACGTAGCCCAGCCCCAGATTGCCGCGGTGTTACGGACACCCAGTGTATCAGCATTCTGCTGCAAGCACAGGAGAACGCAGTGAGCCCCAGGAAGACAGGGCTGCCCCTTGATCTGTTATCTCCTGCAGAGTTTGGACCAGAAATTGCTAGAATGAAGGCAGACCATCTCTCTCCAATCCCATCTAGCTCCTTACCCAACAGCTCAAGCAATCAGGATTCCAGCATTTCCCCTTGGAGATTATTCCACACCCTAAA from Caretta caretta isolate rCarCar2 chromosome 21, rCarCar1.hap1, whole genome shotgun sequence harbors:
- the ETNK2 gene encoding ethanolamine kinase 2 isoform X2; protein product: MACYMDEGMADAVLVRVYGRKTELFVDRENELKNFQVLRAHGCAPNLYCTFQNGLCYEFMQGIALEPEHVRQPQIFRLIAWEMAKMHAIHANGSLPKPSLWHKIHKYLTIMKTDLITKASNPRFRQEVPSLEVLEQEVAWLKESLSQLGSPIVLCHNDLLCKNIIYNETEGHVRFIDYEYAGYNYQAFDIGNHFNEFAGVNEVDYSLYPSRDTQLQWLRHYLQAYKQLSRENQGSGGGVISDQELETLYVQANQFALASHFLWACWALIQDKYSTIDFNFFRYARLRFKQYFKAKSVVTALEMPK